In one Sphingomonas hankookensis genomic region, the following are encoded:
- a CDS encoding NAD(P)H-quinone oxidoreductase, whose product MDVPAAMRAIDPTEAGGPEVLVVVDRPTPRPGPGEVLIRVAAAGVNRPDVLQRTGGYAPPPGAPSIPGLEVAGHVVAVGDEGDAHLVGQPVCALLAGGGYAEYVAVPAGQCLPVPDGLSMVEAAALPETLFTVWTNLFERGYAAEGDSVLVHGGTSGIGTMAILLGKLFGLTVIVTVGSDAKAKAARDLGAAHAINYRTEDFVERVAEITGGKGVSVVLDMVGGDYVPRNIKCLAEDGRHVSIAVQGGASATVPLWDIMRRRLTLTGSTLRPRDAAFKEMVADELSRTVWPHVAEGRLRPVMDRTFPLEQAADAHRRMEAGDHVGKIVLTLE is encoded by the coding sequence CGGAGGTGCTGGTCGTCGTCGATCGCCCGACCCCGCGGCCGGGTCCCGGCGAGGTGCTTATCCGGGTGGCCGCGGCCGGCGTCAATCGCCCCGACGTCCTGCAACGCACCGGCGGCTATGCCCCGCCGCCCGGCGCGCCGAGCATCCCCGGGCTGGAGGTCGCAGGCCATGTCGTCGCGGTCGGCGACGAGGGTGACGCGCATCTGGTGGGGCAGCCGGTCTGTGCGCTGCTCGCGGGCGGCGGCTATGCCGAGTATGTCGCGGTGCCGGCCGGGCAGTGCCTGCCGGTGCCCGACGGGCTGTCGATGGTCGAGGCGGCGGCGCTGCCCGAAACCTTGTTCACCGTGTGGACCAACTTGTTCGAGCGCGGCTACGCGGCGGAGGGCGACAGCGTGCTGGTCCATGGCGGCACCAGCGGCATCGGCACCATGGCGATCCTGCTCGGCAAGCTGTTCGGGCTGACCGTCATCGTCACCGTTGGCAGCGATGCGAAGGCGAAGGCCGCCCGCGATCTGGGGGCGGCACATGCGATCAACTACCGCACCGAGGATTTCGTCGAGCGGGTGGCGGAGATCACCGGCGGGAAGGGCGTCAGCGTCGTGCTCGACATGGTCGGCGGCGACTATGTGCCGCGCAACATCAAGTGCCTGGCCGAGGATGGTCGCCACGTCTCGATCGCGGTGCAGGGCGGGGCGAGCGCCACGGTGCCGCTATGGGATATCATGCGCCGCCGCCTGACGCTGACCGGATCGACGCTGCGCCCGCGCGATGCGGCGTTCAAGGAAATGGTCGCCGACGAATTGTCGCGCACGGTGTGGCCGCACGTCGCCGAAGGGCGGCTGCGCCCGGTCATGGACCGGACTTTCCCGCTGGAACAAGCCGCCGATGCGCATCGCCGGATGGAAGCGGGCGATCATGTCGGGAAGATCGTGCTGACCCTAGAATAG
- a CDS encoding DUF1013 domain-containing protein, producing the protein MPHATASWLVDNTALSFPQIADFCGLHVLEVQAIADDTAATKLTGRDPVRAHELTMEEIEKGQKNPDYRLVMQKGPEQVRRTKGPRYTPVSKRQDKPDGIAWIIRNHPEISDGAIGKLIGTTRTTIAAIRDRTHWNIANITPKDPVTLGLCSQRELDALVGKAAKAAGIEAPTDTRLEGDREALIEQLRNERTQAARDAELAERGESAEPSSFFDPFKR; encoded by the coding sequence ATGCCGCACGCGACCGCTTCCTGGCTGGTCGACAATACCGCCTTGTCCTTTCCGCAGATTGCCGATTTCTGCGGCCTGCACGTCCTCGAGGTGCAGGCGATCGCCGACGACACCGCCGCGACCAAGCTGACCGGTCGCGACCCGGTGCGCGCGCACGAACTGACGATGGAAGAGATCGAGAAGGGGCAGAAGAACCCCGATTACCGCCTGGTGATGCAGAAGGGTCCCGAGCAGGTCCGCCGGACCAAGGGGCCGCGCTACACCCCGGTCAGCAAGCGGCAGGACAAGCCGGACGGCATCGCCTGGATCATCCGCAACCACCCGGAAATCAGCGACGGCGCGATCGGCAAGCTGATCGGCACGACCCGCACCACCATCGCCGCGATCCGCGACCGGACGCATTGGAACATCGCCAACATCACGCCGAAGGACCCGGTGACGCTGGGCCTGTGTTCGCAGCGCGAGCTCGACGCGCTGGTCGGCAAGGCGGCGAAGGCCGCCGGCATCGAGGCACCGACCGACACACGGCTGGAAGGGGACCGCGAGGCGCTGATCGAACAGCTGCGCAACGAGCGGACCCAGGCGGCGCGCGACGCCGAACTGGCCGAGCGCGGCGAATCGGCCGAGCCGTCGAGCTTCTTCGACCCGTTCAAGCGCTGA